GCAAATCCCTTTTTttggggacttctctgggcactggtggtgctgggagcccccccggctgtgGGGGATGAGGTCTTgggtgagtggggggtgggaaggggacagttggtgggaaaaggggggtcagaggggacaaAAGGGATGGTGGGACCACAAActgagtgggagaggagagggaccCCTCAAAAGTGGAGGGGGGCAGGGCACTGTAGtttgggggatgatgggaatgggatgggagaggtcagaagaatGGGGAAAGAAGAGAGTGGGACCctcaaactgagcatgagggggctggggaatggggggatgatgtggaaggggtgggaaagggagaaaaaaattaagggttgggaccccaaaagtgATCCTGGGCAGGCTGGGGATTGAgggaccatggaaaagtgggaggaacagggagaagggtggaaaaggggggggtggGTCTGGCAGGTCCgacggtcccatgggggtctttgggcacaggggggttggtAAAGGGGGTGGCCcactgagctcccaacttcctgtggggtgctgggggctgatggatccaatctcagccttggatcaTGCCAACAGCTTCAGTTTAagggaattacagagctgtgactgaagcacttttgtcccccaggttttaatgatggcaaataaaatctattgatagaaatgaattatttagggttccaaatgatcagacaaaagatcttcatcacaattatttactgcacaacagaaacactaaaactaccaggagtacaggataagatagaacagtgctctacactaaagcaattgttgaagcaattctactcaagttGGCAccaaagcaataattcttaattagagatggatggaactccccagaccaacgctcgtggggagatctctgctctcaacctccagcagtgaccttggggggtccccagccaaggcaggaatctccacacaccacCCCtcaggaagggttctgttggaagaagctgcccctgggaaaggggactggccctttgtggtcgaaagggatggactgacagtcactggactccaggggttgcctccctatcaggggcttcatttggggtggaagcagcagctgaagctcttcctgcagccggggcactCGTAGGGGGCCCTTtctggtgggtccgttggtgtgaggtcaagttAGAGCTGTCggtaaagctcttcccacactccccacactcgtagggcctctccccggtgtggatgcgccggtgggtgatgaggttggagttctgcttgaagcccttcccgcactcagtgcagcggaagggcctctcatccgtgtgcgtccgctggtgcaggaggagacTGGACTTGGTCTGAAAcgtcttcccacattccaagcacttgtagggccgttttccactgtggatgcgctggtgggtgcgAAGGGTAGAGCTCTgtctgaagctcttcccacattccctacacgtgtagggccgttctccacTGTGGATGTGCCAGTGTTTGATCAGTTGGGAGCTGaccctgaagctcttcccacattccccacacgtgtagggccggtccccactgtggatgtgctggtgttggatcaggttggagttgtacctgaagctcttcccacattccccacacgtgtagggccgttccccactgtggatgtgctggtgtcggatcaggtcaGAGAGCaagctgaagctcttcccacatttcccacatgtgtagggccgttccccagtgtggatacGCTGATGTTGGCTCAGGTTGGAGCTGTACTTGAAGCTTTTCCCgcattccctacatgtgtagggccgttccccagtgtggatgtgctggtgttggatcaggaTGGAGTTgtaactgaagctcttcccacattccccacacgtgtagggccgtttCCCAGcgtggatgtgctggtgtcggacCAGGTTGGAGTTGtacctgaagctcttcccacattccccacatgagtagggccgttccccagtgtggatgtgctggtgggtgaggaggtgggagctcttcctgaagctcttcccacattccaagcacctgaaggccttctccctgccaggaggctgctcagggagcaccaggttggagctctggctcaagctctggccgccttcccggcacaggctggctctttcctcctcagagcaccctgggctggctttggagcccctcctgcggggggatctccggcccttttcctccccgctgccttcctgcgccggggagcccttcaaaacggcctctcccaccaggctctgccggggggatttgtcctccgggctctccgtcctcagctcggggcctggggcaggaagcaacaaggacagggaggggatttgcctctggcccacagggaaggccaaggacatccccccaactccggccccggcaggacggcggcgccagcggggttgtcctgcagccggggccatgctcggctgacagagccagcacaacacccgcccaaagggacactgactgcctcctcacctgcctggggggcccaaggcatcttcctcttcctcgcagcctcctcttccatctgcccaagctttgggaaggacaaatcctgacgggggggaaaacaagggctgagcgtgttggcttgggggttcctcctgcccaagtccatctctagaactcatcGGGCATCCTGTccccataaaaacctccaaaacaccaagattcagcctacaaaaacccaaactaccaacattcaggcaaaaaaaccctcagaaataGCGAGATGAACCtcccccaaactgcaaaaagttgagaatCAGCtaaaaaatatcccaaaataTGAAAGATACCCTAAAAAAATGtctcccagaagttccccctctctaGTCTGTCCCCCCTGCAGTTTGGAGGGTCtgccctgtctgggatgctgggggtcccacttagggatgctgggagtgttgggggtcccaagggtctcttctcctctgactctcgccttcagGGTGCCTCGTTCTCAGACATTCCCCTTCTCCAAGTTCTCCCCTTGctgtcccaggggtccccactgtccaggcttccccttctccgcACCCCGTTTCaggctcccgggggtcccggggctcctccctctccgtgctcccccctccaggctgccgggggtcctCCAGCTCCGGcatcgccccgctccgccctccacactcggcagctcccaggctccacacccacccccggcactcccaggggtcccaaacccgctgtgtcccccccgccggcatGGGGCTGACAATGGAGTCGGtggggcctgacccagcaacaccaacccccaccatgggggggacccgcatcccccgcccactgccagggctctgcccccaacccagcccggcacccccaaaaaacatcTCCCGCTCACCCCCAAGAGCCaccaagggcacagccctgcacaaggcccggctgtgcccaaggcactcaaacagccccacaggcagggggacaccaggggctgcccccggccctgggcagctctgctgccacaggctgtgccctcaccatggccctgcaatggccctgcctgtccctcacccggggccctgcccacatccctgtcccttggctctctctctgccagctcagtgtggggcacacgggctgggggtccctcccaagccccccggacagccggcgttggctggggggatgtgagggctgggcctgctcagcacagccccggcctcgtgcccagcgcctctttcctgacccacacaagaccttcccggcccccccagggctcccctgctgctgcctctgctcctggccctgcctttgctgctcccttggctggggcagtggctgcaggggggggatggcagcagcttcagctccacggcacttcctggggggagctcagcctggggggacgggcagggacctgatggggatggacaggggcccagcagggacagccagggcctgcaggggaaggcacagggacaacctggacccccacactgccagggctgtctctgctcctccttgcaggctccgtggccaggcacaggtggtgttcctgggtgcccaccatctcagcacttgcagccgctcaaatcagcgcccgcagctctgcagcaaagccccagctcacctggcacacaggggatggacacagcacctgctcggggatgggcacacacagctttgtgccttccccaccacggggctctccttcctcagcagcacctctgccttgcacttattctcagcctcacctcagggacagctctgagctcacctccgcgccacttctcagcctcacctcagggcctgggctcaaggacaggaacctgcagggaggggacatcaggtgcaagctgagggctgcctgcttgcactgggctgggggctttttttttctagaaccCTCCCAGAACTTAACTTGCTTTTCTAACATCGTACTGCGAACACTGttcctcctgttcagcttcctgtccatccccactcccagctccctttctgcctgcctgctctccagacactctggccccagcccggggagctgacggggcttcttgtggccaaagggcaggacccggcccttggcctgcttgacCCTCAtcccttgcaatcagcccatggatccagctgggccaggttcctctgcagagccctcctgccttccagcacatcaacacacccccagtttggtgtcacctgcacatttgctgatgaaatgcctgcttctgcaggagctgcagatgctcaaggggcagcaggaccaagtcaggggcctggggtggcctgGGGGActttggggtgcaggagggtcctggaggagctggggaggggctttggggattgggggtacagaccagtacagaccagtactgaccaggacagaccaggacagaccaggacagaccaggacagaccaggacagaccagtacctcctcactgcttcccggatctctcctggagcagggccacgttgtcctgggacacctgagcccccccagtgccctcccagtacagcccagtgcccccagtacagcccactgtgttcctgtcccagggtgccaggtgatccctctttggggggggttggaagggatttgagggggggctgcGGGAGATTTGAGGGGATCTGTGggggggttggatggggatttgggaggTTTTAGGGGGCTTTGGGTgaatttgggggagttaaaagggtcttgggggcattggggggtcAAAAGTATCTGGGGGGAAGgggattaaaggaaaaaaagggggggttgAGGGACCTTTAGGGGGAGTTAATGAGGGCtagagggggagaggagggcctgcaccaagagcaggtgagtcctgagacccccctcgtgtccccaagaccctttcagtgtccccagttccccccttgacacccccaattccactgtccacaaacccctccccactgtccccaaaccccatccctgatgtccccaaccctccatctcaccccaggagccccccctggaccctctgaccacaaaaacacaccccccccccgctcacagaaaggccaagggcatctggggacacactggggacacactggagacagttggggggatttggggggcactgggagattactgggggatactgggacacactggggggaaccagggggcactgggagggactgggggggaactggggcacaTTGTGGGACACTGGTAGAGAACTgaggagttactgggggattaccaggacacatggggggacactgggaggttactgggccatactgagggtcactgAGAGCtcattgggatatactgggggcactgggatccccttatccggatgtggtacatctccctccccggattttggggggcatccctaggacccccCCCCCTTGGGGCTAGGGGAACCCCTAAACCCCATTGCTGGGCTTCAGGGGACtccacaaaatcccctcaaaacccctgaaatcccccccttGATCCATTGAAACCTCCTCGaggtcccctcaaatcccctcagagacctcatcacccccccaggaccccctaaATCCTCccagtgacccgcaaaacccacctgggaccccccaagcccattcagggaccccccaatccccctcaaggaccctcaaaaccgtctgaGACCCCTTAAACcccccagagaccccaaaactgcctaaaaAGTTCACGCAAAACCCCCACGACCCCCCAgcctcctcagagacccccaaagcccacctgggacaccccaaatctcctcagaaaccaaaaacccctcagagacccccaaaccccttcagagaCCTTCAGCctcccccctgagtcccctcaggacaccgaaccccctcCGGGACCGCTCAAAACGTCCCCGGGAACTCCGGAACTTCTCCGccaaaccctcccgagccctccagcctttccacccacagccgcgctccccgcagcccccgaggggatccccagagccccgctcccgccgcccccccgccagCTCTCACAGTTCAGCGCAGAggccgccccgccgcctcctccgCCATCGCGGCCACGCGGACAAAATGGCGCTCGCTCCGCGCGCGCGCCGCCTGGACTGACCcgcgccgcagccaatcagcgcgcggccacggccCCGTCCCGCCCCTGTCCCGCGCGGGGCATTGTGGGAGTTGGAGTCCTTGCGGCGGGACTCGATAGGACGagtttggttttagtttttctatcttcttttattttctccttttactttctttcttctttattttgtccccttttttctttctctttttttctcttttttctttgttctttctttttgtttttttttctcattttttcctgttttttctttttttttttttctctgaagtctAGACAACTTtaggaataaatttaaaagccaaCACAGTGCTATACATGTAGGATGTAAATGTAAGGAAGTAGTAATGAAATCTCTGGCAAGACTTCACTCCTACTGTGCTCAGTAATCCTTACCACATcataaaaatctgctttcttaAAAATGTGAGAAGAAAGTTGATCCTAGGAATAAAAGTTATGAGCTGGGAagacaagaacagaaaagccCTCGTTCTGAAACAGtcacagaaaaggcaaacaacTGAGACACAAATATTAAGTGATGAAAGAGAAGtcacacaaagaaatattttagagatATGCAGAAGAATTACAAGCATTGCTCCATTTTGACTAATTCTTCCTTACTTTATTTGCTGTGATAAATAGCAAAACTATCTGCTTAAAACTGGGAGAATTTTACTGATTAATACACTACAGACCACTGAGGGTTTGTGTGCCAGTTCTGCTTCTCACTCGTTCAGTAAAGCTGAGCAGAACTTCTGATTACACAGAAATGCCAAGTGGCTGCAgactgggctgggagggagcaaaTCACCCTGAAAAACAAAGTCCCAGTGCTGCCTGGCAGTGCAGAAGAGCAGGGACGGTGTCAGGAAAGACATCTCCTGAGAGGAACATGATGAACTCAAGTCCAGTTTCCTTTTGTCTTCTATCCAAGTTATTTGGGAGACAGTTGTGACAGTTTTTCTCTAAAATGCAGGTAGAAGGCCAAATCTTGATTTCCTTGGCTTTGGCATTATTGATGTTTTTGGATACTTTTTCATTCCCCCACTTCAATTATATGGCAAGACAGCAGAGAACTCTGCAGAAAGGTTTCTTTAACACAAGTTGAAAATTCAGAGgttatttttagtttgaaaaaaaaattgtactcTTGGCTTACTTTGCATAAAGGTCATATTCACTCCTCTGATGACagtaaaaaagccaacaaacaaCATCAGAAATCTCAGACATTAGGGTATGTTTGGCAGGTGTAATTACTacagaaaagaataaactgttgtatcttccctttctctctccttttctctcttcagtcTCAGTGGCCTTTGTGTCTCATTGTCTCAGAATTTTGCAGGTATTTACATTTTCCCCATCTTACAGCACAAGGATATCCCCTTTTACATGGTAGCCAAGCTGATGTTTGGTTGGAAACAAGCtataggaaggaaaaatattttaattatgcaaACGGTTTCAAGAATTCAGatataaaatttcaaatttttaaaattccatttcagATCTTTTTTGAAACCTCAGAGAAAAATCCCACAGAgtaatttttaactgtaaatGGGACCAGCAATAAAGCAAAATCACTTTTATGGCTGTCATGTTTAAGAAAGATCATCTCTGGTTTTGTCCCCAGCTAAAGATGGGAACAAAGCAGTGATTTGATTCCCTCTACATTTCAGCCTCAGCAAGATCTTAAAAGAACCTTCATTTTCCCccacttcagctttttttttgtttcctaatGTGGAAAGGTGATGAAAATGTCACAGGGTGACAGAACTTTGCTGGAGGAACACAGAGCTCATTGCAAGCAGAGGAACTTCAAAGCTTCCTCAGCTGTGCCAAGTGGCTCAAACCTTCAAACCCTGTCCCTTCACTCAAGTGCTTTGTGATGACCAGGCTCACTTCCATAATCTGCATTCAAgtgcagaaaatacagaataacatgacaacaaaaccccaaccagcaaacaaacaactcaCAGACATTTGCCTTCCCTGACAGTTaatgaaaatgccattttattctgaaaactgTAGGGGCAGGAGttgtcaaaaattaaaaaatattaaaaagggagctttttagaaaagcagtgCAAACCACAGGAGTAAAGTAACATAGAAATTGATCCAATTCCTGGTACTTACATATATCTGGAAATTGGTTCTAAAGAGCAAATTCACAGTGCGATTTTTCAGATGTCTTCTGTAGGTTTTCACCTGGAATTTCAATGTCATTTTATTGTAGAATTCCTTCAACAGAAGAACCCAACTTGTCACATAAATAAGGTTGACTTTAATTACAGTACTGAAAAGTCCAGTTGATTTacacagaatgaaaagaaaaaccaacacaaaaaaaaaccccaagcatgAATACCCTtgagaatatataaaaatggcaTACTTCACCTAAATTGTGTCCTTTTCTGGACTAGATTAGCTGTCTCTGATAGAATACACCCccattcacaggaaaaaaatgaaatacataatACACCTCTCACCTTCACAATATGTTAACTATTCAACTGTTTTCATTCTCTAGTTCTTAAAGTTAACCATGTGACAAATTAGAAGCCAAAAAGAACAATTTTGGTAGTGAGAACTACTAATGCAAACATATTCTTATGAACTCCCAGTCCTCAGCTGAGACAACAAATCACATTTTGTTCAACAGAGTGTTTGTGGAATTGTTCCAGGCacagaaaaagcactttttcacACTCACCTCCTGGAGGCCTGACAATTGTTACAGCATCACTCATCAAGCTGCCCTGGCTGTTGGATGCATTCACTTGCACTGTGGAGTCAGAAAATGGAATCAGGCCTTTAATGGTACCAATACATTgaatttcctgctgctgcagaacatCTGAGTGTCATTTACCACAGAATAATGAGCAATATCTGttaggaaaaaacaagaaagggggagaagaaCAAATGTTAGACTTTGTGTCTGCTACTTTTCACTGTCTTTAGGAACTAAGTCTTACTCCTACTCAAAAGAAGACTTACTATTTATACcaataacacacacacacatgaaatTTTGGCTattggggagaaaaaatattattcatcatttctcctgcttttggtAACAGTTTATGGTACCTGTAAACCTTGGAAAATAAACCAACCAATCCATGAAGCAACCCTGCAGTTGCAGAGCTGACTGCTCTATACTGCAAACAAGAGCCAGCTCTCTGAAATTACTGATCTTCTGGAAAAGTTCTGGGATAACTGCAAATTCCAAACATTACTGTTAATTCTTGTGCCTCTGATACACTGGTAACAATTTCTGAATTCACCAGAAAAATGCTCACCTTAGGAGTTTATAAGCTAACTCATTGCACAGAGCAGAAAGTCCCCTGCAGTAACACCTGCTTTCCAGCACGGCCTGCAGTCCCCTCACAGGTAAAAGGGTTGGAAGCATTCAGTTTATCAGCTGAAATCATCAGAGGACACCACAGAACCTCCATGTCCTTTGCAAACCTTTTAAGATCTCACACTTAAGACAATATTCTGccctacaaaaataaagaaaccttTTCCAAAATACCTACTaagattagaaaataaaaaaaaaaaattgtatgtcaggtcataatttttttcaaatcaatGAAGAGTTCACTCACATATCtgagagcaaagctgagctcaTTTAAAGATTATCCTGTATTTCCAACATATAAAGCACTCTATAAATGATTAATATTATTACTACTGTTCATCATTCCATGGAGAGCTCTCACAGTGAAGTCAAAGGAAATTCTCTGTTACAAACAACAGCAGAATCACACAAGTCTAAGATCACAGGTATGAGAATGACATTAAACAGTATataactattaaaaatattggaaGTGAAGTCAGGCATCATCACAGGCAGCAGATTGAATATTCACATCTGAGTCCTCTACAAAACCTAGATAAGATAAAATTacaaaaaccccagaaaatcaacgttttaattaatttttaagggaAACTCCTTGGATTTACACATTGTTATTCAAGTTTTAAATGAGCtgttaaaactgaaatgttattAAATCTGAAATCGGTTTTCCAATCTCCCACATTTCCAGGATGTGCTCTAACACGTGTGTGTGCAGCACA
This Pseudopipra pipra isolate bDixPip1 chromosome W, bDixPip1.hap1, whole genome shotgun sequence DNA region includes the following protein-coding sequences:
- the LOC135406383 gene encoding zinc finger protein OZF-like encodes the protein MPELEDPRQPGGGSTEREEPRDPREPETGLPAPGPELRTESPEDKSPRQSLVGEAVLKGSPAQEGSGEEKGRRSPRRRGSKASPGCSEEERASLCREGGQSLSQSSNLVLPEQPPGREKAFRCLECGKSFRKSSHLLTHQHIHTGERPYSCGECGKSFRYNSNLVRHQHIHAGKRPYTCGECGKSFSYNSILIQHQHIHTGERPYTCRECGKSFKYSSNLSQHQRIHTGERPYTCGKCGKSFSLLSDLIRHQHIHSGERPYTCGECGKSFRYNSNLIQHQHIHSGDRPYTCGECGKSFRVSSQLIKHWHIHSGERPYTCRECGKSFRQSSTLRTHQRIHSGKRPYKCLECGKTFQTKSSLLLHQRTHTDERPFRCTECGKGFKQNSNLITHRRIHTGERPYECGECGKSFTDSSNLTSHQRTHQKGPPTSAPAAGRASAAASTPNEAPDREATPGVQ